The following are from one region of the Treponema denticola genome:
- a CDS encoding polymorphic toxin type 50 domain-containing protein, with amino-acid sequence MTFDLSGIPEELQVFIKEALEMRKAALLFTEKEIKAAMQESINKIKKHIGYGTFKGITKELSDVIEEQKIFFAAELDRILDEGLTKASYAGLSIGNGILKHYKAKGLIKGRLIEKDIMREAELIAKSTMEKKRVFKNKEFVLSDRIWDLSGNNYEKIKEIISSGINTDCVKVAKALTQYVKQGSETLAKDYPNMYTRMGGRVPKNLNYEALRLARNELSEVYWQSTIEGYKDNPAIKAVKWLLSNNRTPGFHDVCDELAYADDFGLGSGIYPLDDAPEKPHICCLCNLAPIIADDIKKSDVVNKPPENWEEIKERLRHKNSFINIDELTEEQKETLREQRREAYRRQKEKKEAEKKAFEQKLDTLHNNPIEYGKTYRDHYGTKINAQKQNRHIYGHKSAKDNSSYFKNDLRTLQQIVNEKAGTGYISLIKKQLTEIIKDDRLKGFSKSTIDDFFYETNKAKIHYSNTGIHIVPTLKEIKND; translated from the coding sequence ATGACATTTGACTTATCAGGTATTCCTGAAGAATTACAAGTTTTTATAAAAGAAGCCCTCGAAATGCGGAAAGCCGCCCTACTCTTTACTGAAAAAGAAATAAAGGCAGCTATGCAGGAAAGTATAAACAAAATAAAAAAGCATATTGGATATGGTACATTTAAGGGTATAACCAAAGAACTTAGCGATGTTATCGAAGAACAAAAAATATTTTTTGCGGCCGAACTCGACCGAATACTTGATGAAGGATTAACTAAAGCTAGTTATGCAGGGCTTTCAATCGGGAACGGTATTTTAAAACACTACAAGGCAAAAGGCTTAATTAAAGGCAGACTTATTGAAAAAGATATTATGCGTGAAGCCGAATTGATAGCAAAAAGCACAATGGAGAAAAAGCGAGTCTTTAAAAATAAAGAGTTTGTGTTGTCAGATAGGATATGGGATTTATCCGGAAACAATTACGAAAAAATCAAAGAGATTATATCAAGCGGTATAAATACTGATTGCGTGAAGGTTGCAAAAGCTCTAACGCAATATGTAAAACAAGGATCTGAAACACTTGCAAAAGATTATCCTAACATGTATACTAGAATGGGCGGCAGAGTTCCAAAAAACTTAAACTATGAGGCCTTACGGCTCGCTAGGAACGAATTAAGCGAGGTCTATTGGCAATCAACTATAGAAGGTTATAAGGATAACCCTGCAATAAAAGCAGTTAAGTGGCTATTGTCAAATAACAGAACACCGGGGTTTCACGATGTTTGTGATGAGTTAGCTTATGCAGATGACTTTGGACTCGGATCCGGTATTTACCCTTTAGATGATGCACCGGAAAAACCGCATATATGTTGCCTCTGCAACCTTGCACCTATTATCGCCGATGACATAAAAAAAAGCGATGTTGTAAATAAACCGCCTGAAAATTGGGAAGAGATAAAAGAGCGGTTAAGACATAAAAACTCATTTATAAATATAGATGAGTTGACCGAAGAGCAAAAGGAAACACTAAGAGAGCAGCGGCGTGAAGCATACAGACGGCAAAAGGAAAAGAAAGAGGCAGAGAAAAAGGCTTTTGAACAGAAACTTGACACCTTGCACAATAATCCGATAGAATACGGGAAAACATACAGAGATCATTATGGTACAAAAATAAATGCTCAAAAGCAAAACCGCCATATCTACGGACACAAAAGTGCAAAAGATAACAGTAGTTATTTTAAAAATGATTTGCGGACTTTACAGCAGATTGTTAATGAAAAAGCAGGAACTGGATACATATCTTTGATAAAGAAACAACTTACTGAAATAATCAAAGATGATAGATTAAAAGGTTTTAGTAAAAGTACGATTGATGATTTTTTTTATGAAACAAACAAGGCTAAAATACATTATAGTAACACCGGTATACATATAGTACCTACATTAAAGGAGATAAAAAATGACTGA
- a CDS encoding terminase large subunit domain-containing protein, translating to MKAPLKTGWKCLDDRTLTADTLRNNPKAKDEFLNSLSLEELERIEYDWAFWARDSQLPPLEWVTGEKYIWVLRCGRGFGKTRTAGEAIIEAVKSGKYKHLSLCGATAEEVRDIMINGESGIARYCPPSLGMVYKPSVKKVFFNNGAIISIFYGSEPEKSRGAQSDFLWCDEIHKWRYPKETFDNLLLGLRLGSNPLCVVTSTPKPTKFTKEIEALKDANGKSCVCVTIGSTFENKANLSPAFINTITAQYKGTRLELQELYAQILDDNPNALFKKEWIEYNRVDELPIPANRQRIVVCVDPAISHNQEESNHNGIIIILEAYAPEKLALEGEVKCKDEMHYYILRDNSIIGRPSEWGSIAVMTAEHYHADVIVIEDNQGGDMVESTLINAGCKIPIERVHSTRSKQARAMNASLLCEKGRIHFYRDKKEYTNYAESGKGHYIDNLQVLEDELCNWQPGDDSPDRMDAFVHGINFLKPDTKNPINEDTARSVLAKAIGK from the coding sequence GTGAAAGCGCCGCTCAAAACAGGCTGGAAATGCCTAGATGATAGAACTCTTACCGCTGATACGCTAAGAAACAATCCAAAGGCTAAGGACGAATTCTTAAACTCGCTTTCACTTGAAGAACTTGAGCGTATAGAATACGATTGGGCATTTTGGGCTAGAGATAGTCAGCTTCCCCCTCTTGAGTGGGTAACAGGGGAAAAATATATCTGGGTTTTACGATGCGGTCGAGGTTTTGGTAAAACAAGAACAGCGGGCGAGGCTATTATAGAGGCGGTAAAATCAGGAAAATATAAACACCTATCTCTTTGTGGAGCAACAGCTGAAGAAGTGCGGGATATTATGATTAACGGAGAGAGCGGCATAGCCCGATACTGTCCGCCTAGCTTGGGTATGGTTTATAAGCCGTCTGTAAAAAAAGTATTCTTTAACAATGGAGCTATAATTAGTATATTCTATGGCTCTGAACCTGAAAAATCGAGAGGAGCTCAATCAGACTTCTTATGGTGCGATGAAATACACAAATGGAGATACCCGAAAGAAACATTTGACAACTTGCTTTTAGGTTTACGCTTAGGAAGCAATCCTCTTTGTGTTGTTACGAGTACGCCAAAACCCACAAAGTTTACAAAAGAAATTGAGGCCTTAAAAGACGCTAACGGCAAATCATGTGTATGTGTTACTATAGGCTCTACTTTTGAAAATAAAGCCAACTTATCACCTGCATTTATAAACACCATTACAGCACAATACAAAGGCACTCGACTTGAGCTTCAAGAATTATACGCACAAATCCTAGATGACAACCCTAATGCTTTATTTAAAAAAGAATGGATTGAATATAACAGAGTTGATGAATTGCCTATTCCGGCAAATCGACAGCGGATTGTTGTCTGTGTTGACCCTGCAATAAGTCATAATCAAGAAGAATCAAATCATAATGGTATTATCATAATTCTTGAAGCATATGCACCTGAAAAGCTCGCTCTTGAAGGCGAGGTAAAATGTAAGGACGAAATGCACTATTATATACTCCGTGATAATTCAATAATCGGAAGACCTAGCGAATGGGGATCTATTGCAGTAATGACGGCTGAACACTATCACGCAGATGTAATCGTGATTGAGGATAATCAAGGCGGCGATATGGTAGAAAGCACGCTTATAAATGCAGGTTGCAAAATACCTATTGAGCGAGTACACTCGACACGCAGTAAGCAAGCAAGAGCTATGAACGCTTCTTTACTTTGTGAAAAGGGGCGTATTCATTTTTACAGGGATAAAAAAGAATACACTAACTATGCAGAAAGCGGTAAAGGACACTACATCGACAACTTACAAGTACTTGAAGATGAGCTATGCAACTGGCAGCCTGGCGATGACAGCCCCGACCGTATGGATGCTTTTGTACACGGTATAAACTTTTTAAAACCTGATACAAAAAATCCCATAAACGAAGATACTGCGAGAAGTGTTCTTGCTAAAGCTATAGGAAAATAA
- a CDS encoding DUF2190 family protein produces MVYEHKVRSTIKTVPVSAVTVPTGHALDKHGIVFVGDRVGVAFDKISDTEVSVNFDTETDFSTTLFDGASLPKVGEKIYVATADGKLTKTSASNKLVGFYWGKSGNSVIFSLVM; encoded by the coding sequence ATGGTATATGAACACAAAGTAAGGTCGACTATAAAAACAGTTCCGGTATCGGCAGTGACTGTTCCTACGGGACACGCTCTTGATAAGCACGGTATTGTTTTTGTAGGGGATAGAGTTGGGGTAGCTTTTGATAAAATCAGCGACACCGAAGTATCCGTCAATTTTGATACGGAAACCGATTTCTCAACAACTCTTTTTGATGGAGCTTCTTTGCCGAAAGTTGGAGAAAAAATCTATGTTGCAACAGCAGACGGGAAACTCACAAAGACATCGGCAAGTAATAAGCTGGTCGGTTTTTACTGGGGTAAATCAGGTAATTCCGTTATTTTCTCGCTCGTAATGTAA
- a CDS encoding DUF445 domain-containing protein translates to MKLFDFLKRNTIGLFIETKRDGRGAFDNIKTDYVLSRSLYSSAPADSGAYSNYANYSLGNYSTKTYIDTFSWFIGLPEITAESDTFTADIQKYLTKNKNKLLAIYRQTMIDGKHFVWLRAEKNIKGKIIMQIKQIPLENVIEDDCIKDSLGNYTKFVIETVEKWKDKNFDKKATIKIELTAGKELITINGDQPPQYNSKHIENTNSLNFVPVYCLYNNKQTFLKDGIPEIAAAVPFILRYDATLRKLGKHIDEILDPKIQARVKNVSDFLKYSFGFTAEDLENINSGKQSIDISQFKAAILSGENDSVNFIQQPNNAESAISLLKLLHWIIIELTMPEYLYGTAMNSTNASVQEQSPVWAKKVEGRQGEYNDFYIWLSDVFYLFQNAINGRDIYSTDGGADDISIRWAELTVKDDVQVMNALSTFINAMDKAMIMGLVSPQSAFNTLKTFISIPNDYETEKEAAAEWIKLKINLEVLQDRIRSGDIDAGDAIEDLFKEAD, encoded by the coding sequence ATGAAACTATTTGATTTTTTGAAAAGAAACACAATCGGACTTTTTATTGAAACAAAACGAGACGGACGGGGGGCGTTTGATAACATAAAGACAGATTATGTTCTATCTCGTTCTTTGTATTCATCGGCTCCGGCAGATAGCGGAGCATATTCTAACTATGCTAATTACTCGCTGGGCAATTATTCTACAAAAACCTATATAGACACTTTTAGCTGGTTTATCGGACTTCCTGAAATTACCGCCGAAAGTGATACATTCACGGCCGATATTCAAAAGTATTTAACAAAGAATAAAAATAAACTCTTGGCTATTTATCGGCAGACTATGATTGACGGCAAACATTTTGTATGGCTAAGAGCTGAAAAAAACATTAAGGGTAAAATCATAATGCAGATTAAGCAAATACCTTTAGAAAATGTCATAGAAGATGATTGTATTAAAGACTCGCTCGGTAATTATACAAAGTTTGTTATAGAAACAGTAGAGAAATGGAAAGATAAGAACTTTGACAAAAAAGCAACTATCAAAATAGAACTAACAGCTGGTAAAGAGCTTATAACTATAAACGGAGACCAACCTCCTCAATACAACTCAAAGCATATAGAAAACACAAATAGCTTAAACTTTGTACCGGTTTACTGTCTTTACAACAATAAACAAACATTCCTTAAAGACGGAATACCAGAAATAGCGGCCGCTGTTCCTTTTATTTTAAGATACGATGCAACTTTAAGAAAGCTGGGGAAACACATAGACGAAATCTTAGATCCAAAAATACAGGCAAGAGTTAAAAATGTATCAGACTTTTTAAAATATTCATTCGGGTTTACGGCTGAAGACTTGGAAAATATAAACTCCGGAAAGCAAAGCATAGATATATCACAATTCAAAGCCGCAATTCTTAGCGGTGAGAATGACAGTGTCAATTTTATCCAACAGCCTAACAATGCTGAAAGTGCTATATCTCTTTTAAAACTTTTACACTGGATTATTATTGAACTTACAATGCCTGAATATTTGTATGGCACGGCTATGAACTCCACCAATGCAAGCGTTCAAGAACAATCCCCTGTATGGGCTAAAAAAGTAGAAGGTCGACAAGGAGAATATAACGATTTCTATATTTGGCTATCCGATGTTTTTTATCTTTTCCAAAACGCAATAAATGGACGGGATATTTACAGTACAGACGGCGGAGCCGATGATATATCTATCCGCTGGGCAGAGCTAACAGTTAAAGATGATGTACAAGTGATGAATGCTCTCTCCACATTTATAAATGCAATGGATAAGGCTATGATTATGGGCTTAGTATCACCGCAATCGGCATTTAATACGCTTAAAACTTTTATATCAATTCCAAATGATTATGAAACAGAGAAAGAAGCAGCTGCTGAGTGGATTAAACTAAAAATCAACCTTGAGGTCTTACAAGATAGAATAAGAAGCGGGGATATTGACGCTGGAGATGCAATCGAAGACTTATTCAAAGAGGCTGATTGA